In the genome of Deltaproteobacteria bacterium, one region contains:
- a CDS encoding sigma-70 family RNA polymerase sigma factor: MHEADAEHGTWVAAALARYERRLVAYARRLTGDLERAREIVQEVFLRLWTQPEARVRDRLAEWLYTVCRNLAIDLRRKEGRMGIMSPESLDTGPASDASPATAVEQRQAVSRLLQCVAALPEQQQEVLRLKFQHDLSYKEIAHITGMTVSHVGVVLHHAVTALRTQCTEPGGVQ, from the coding sequence ATGCACGAGGCGGACGCGGAACATGGGACCTGGGTGGCAGCGGCGCTAGCGCGCTATGAGCGACGGCTCGTGGCGTATGCGCGGCGGCTGACCGGGGACCTGGAGCGGGCGCGCGAGATCGTGCAGGAAGTTTTCCTCCGCCTTTGGACGCAGCCGGAAGCGCGGGTGCGCGATCGGTTGGCCGAGTGGCTCTACACCGTCTGCCGCAACCTCGCGATCGACCTACGACGAAAGGAAGGTCGCATGGGTATCATGTCTCCCGAATCGCTCGACACCGGCCCCGCGTCCGACGCATCGCCGGCGACGGCCGTGGAACAGCGACAGGCGGTCAGTCGGCTGCTGCAATGCGTGGCGGCGCTCCCCGAACAACAACAAGAAGTGCTGCGGCTCAAATTTCAACACGACCTGAGTTACAAAGAAATCGCGCATATTACCGGGATGACCGTCTCGCATGTCGGCGTCGTGTTGCACCATGCAGTGACCGCATTACGCACCCAATGCACGGAGCCGGGAGGTGTCCAATGA